A genomic segment from Halobellus litoreus encodes:
- a CDS encoding CPBP family intramembrane glutamic endopeptidase: MSRISTFARRYPIPAYAATAYTFSWVAWGLQYLQPDPMGPVGTLLFLIGGLGPLVAGVIVALLVGSFDGFRDRLFRWRVSPVWYVVSIGGPLVGLVTLVAIDSVLSDGQFRLTGLHPLTTLPGAILIGLVLGGLEEPGWRGFAQARLQKRHNALVASGIVAVMWVVWHLPLFVLPGTSQSEFSFVPFAVMGLTLAIIFAWLFNSAGGSVPVVVLAHGAFNGALGWSGLLETGNQSLAVLIVGLGLISVALVFVSGPSTLSTDPESRSEPSNPVR; the protein is encoded by the coding sequence ATGTCCCGGATTTCGACGTTCGCGCGCCGGTACCCGATCCCCGCGTACGCTGCCACCGCGTACACGTTTTCTTGGGTGGCGTGGGGGTTGCAGTACCTCCAACCCGACCCGATGGGACCCGTCGGTACCCTTCTGTTCCTGATCGGCGGATTGGGGCCGCTAGTTGCAGGAGTGATCGTCGCCCTGCTCGTCGGTTCGTTTGACGGGTTCCGAGACCGTTTGTTCCGCTGGCGTGTCTCACCTGTCTGGTATGTTGTCTCGATTGGGGGCCCACTCGTCGGTCTCGTCACCCTCGTCGCCATTGACTCGGTACTCTCCGACGGTCAGTTTCGACTCACTGGACTCCACCCACTCACCACCCTTCCTGGTGCCATCTTGATCGGCCTCGTGCTCGGTGGACTCGAAGAACCCGGGTGGCGCGGGTTCGCCCAGGCGCGTCTTCAGAAACGGCATAACGCGCTTGTCGCAAGCGGTATCGTCGCGGTCATGTGGGTGGTGTGGCATCTCCCGCTGTTCGTACTTCCGGGAACGTCCCAGTCGGAGTTCTCGTTCGTTCCGTTTGCCGTGATGGGCCTAACGCTCGCAATCATATTCGCGTGGCTATTCAACAGTGCTGGCGGTAGCGTCCCGGTCGTAGTCCTCGCTCATGGTGCATTTAACGGCGCACTCGGGTGGTCGGGATTGCTTGAAACCGGCAATCAGTCACTGGCTGTCTTGATTGTCGGGCTCGGACTAATCTCGGTCGCGCTGGTGTTCGTCTCCGGCCCCTCAACGCTCTCGACCGATCCAGAATCGCGCTCGGAACCGTCGAATCCAGTACGATGA
- a CDS encoding CPBP family intramembrane glutamic endopeptidase, with product MAIFLAGWTAYVTPTLQQVFGLSSTDPWRVVLNVFPGAIMLGVGYGVLRLEGIRARGVGFSWPHARSGTVWFAGIIIVLNVLLLLVAVVTGGQLSWSYSDLTPILIIVYALINWVFVGIAEELVARAYLQTKLIALLGGGQSRFRKALAIVVAAVLFALWHVPQRLLVAGLDVSQLPVNLLLLLVAGLVFGVLYETTRNVIFVGLLHGAYNFAPIVANVRYASEGSADIQFLLLLAVAGPVAIGVWGYYRWAHDHRTSDFRPPVAG from the coding sequence ATGGCGATCTTCCTCGCTGGCTGGACCGCCTACGTCACACCGACACTCCAGCAAGTGTTCGGGTTGTCATCGACCGATCCGTGGCGGGTCGTCCTCAACGTGTTTCCCGGGGCGATCATGCTGGGTGTCGGGTACGGCGTCCTCCGCTTGGAAGGCATCCGTGCTCGGGGCGTCGGCTTCTCGTGGCCGCACGCTCGGTCGGGGACGGTCTGGTTCGCCGGCATCATCATCGTGCTGAACGTGCTTCTCCTCTTGGTCGCAGTCGTAACCGGGGGCCAGCTCTCGTGGAGCTACTCAGATCTAACACCCATCTTGATCATCGTATATGCCCTCATCAACTGGGTCTTCGTTGGAATCGCCGAGGAACTGGTCGCCCGAGCCTACCTGCAAACCAAACTGATTGCGCTCCTCGGCGGTGGACAGAGCCGCTTCAGGAAAGCCCTCGCGATCGTCGTCGCCGCAGTGTTGTTTGCCCTCTGGCACGTCCCGCAGCGACTCTTAGTCGCCGGACTCGATGTCTCCCAGCTCCCCGTGAATCTCCTTCTGTTGCTCGTGGCAGGGCTCGTCTTTGGAGTCCTCTACGAGACGACCCGGAACGTGATATTTGTCGGACTGCTGCACGGTGCGTACAACTTCGCGCCGATCGTGGCTAACGTTCGGTATGCTTCCGAGGGATCGGCAGATATCCAGTTCCTTTTGCTCCTCGCCGTGGCTGGCCCTGTCGCAATCGGGGTCTGGGGATACTACCGGTGGGCACACGACCATCGAACGAGCGACTTCCGACCACCGGTCGCTGGGTGA
- a CDS encoding DUF5518 domain-containing protein, whose product MVERSELKNAAIGAVVTIVLSFTGFSALLGGGIAGYLQKVPPKRGAKTGAISGGIAVVPILLVLVLGFGLFLLQPSALGVPGGVELAIILLVMFPLLFAWIIGLSAVGGYVGAYLYSNAQSTSRESGTPREQ is encoded by the coding sequence ATGGTCGAACGAAGCGAACTCAAGAATGCAGCCATCGGCGCAGTGGTAACGATCGTCCTCTCGTTCACGGGCTTCTCCGCACTGCTCGGTGGGGGGATTGCGGGCTATCTACAGAAGGTACCTCCGAAGCGCGGTGCGAAGACCGGTGCCATCTCCGGCGGGATTGCGGTTGTCCCGATACTCCTCGTGCTCGTTCTGGGCTTCGGGCTCTTCCTTTTGCAGCCATCGGCGCTGGGGGTTCCCGGAGGCGTGGAACTCGCCATTATCCTGTTGGTCATGTTCCCGCTGCTGTTCGCCTGGATCATCGGATTGAGCGCGGTCGGCGGCTACGTGGGCGCGTACCTCTACTCGAACGCACAGTCGACGAGCCGTGAATCGGGCACTCCGAGAGAGCAATAA
- a CDS encoding sensor domain-containing protein, producing MASNPASSQSSGAAESTLSTTIRRSLGAPLQVQTYKNLLYLALAFPLGLVYFVSLVFGVALGVGLLITWIGLPILLVTLFAATAVAGFEAALARYLGDVNASVPTFLAEFDVSDGLVFPGNGFVDAVKRLVTARTTWTSVVLVLAKFGFGLLSFVALTVSGAVTGAFLAAPFIYDDPDVVLGISGMVVDGDYTVGPWVVDTFPEALVASVVGVVFLFVALNLLNSLARFHARYTANLLQVDDEGL from the coding sequence ATGGCCTCGAATCCCGCCTCCAGCCAGTCATCGGGAGCCGCTGAGTCTACGCTCTCTACGACCATTCGGCGAAGCCTCGGTGCTCCTCTCCAGGTACAGACGTACAAGAACCTCCTGTATCTCGCCCTCGCGTTCCCGCTCGGACTCGTGTACTTCGTCAGTCTCGTCTTCGGCGTGGCGCTCGGCGTGGGGTTGCTTATCACGTGGATCGGGCTGCCGATTCTCCTCGTGACGCTCTTTGCTGCGACGGCTGTCGCTGGCTTCGAAGCCGCGCTGGCCAGATATCTCGGTGACGTGAACGCCTCGGTACCGACGTTCCTCGCAGAGTTCGATGTCTCTGACGGACTCGTCTTCCCGGGGAACGGGTTCGTCGACGCTGTCAAACGACTCGTAACGGCCCGGACAACCTGGACGAGTGTCGTCCTCGTCCTCGCGAAGTTCGGGTTCGGACTGCTCTCGTTCGTCGCACTCACCGTCAGTGGTGCGGTTACGGGTGCGTTCCTGGCAGCCCCGTTCATCTACGACGATCCGGACGTGGTCCTCGGGATCAGTGGGATGGTCGTCGACGGCGACTACACCGTTGGGCCGTGGGTCGTCGACACGTTCCCGGAGGCACTCGTGGCTTCCGTCGTCGGTGTCGTGTTCCTGTTTGTCGCGCTCAACCTCCTGAACAGCCTCGCCCGATTCCACGCCCGGTACACCGCCAACCTCCTCCAGGTAGACGACGAGGGGTTGTGA
- a CDS encoding CPBP family intramembrane glutamic endopeptidase, producing MRSLHSVRKRIEEHRVLAFFVGAYAITWGIWFPVLTAIDRGWMAYNTTAILVLVAGSFGPPISAAIVTYLTGGSLKSWFSQALRWRVAPRWWLAALGLPLVLYALMAGVHLLLGGELNWGEVNPLASIPLAYLNIFIWGGGNEELGWRGFALPYLQERYSALVSSLIIGVVWAVWHAPAGIIERGVTGWAVDLPIYAVIVIGISIVATLLYNSTRGSVLLTMVFHAGVNAGQGLYPVEGIFTPTGELARFVAWAVLVGVLLLAFGWRSLARGDVAGAAQAGARHVPDGDEARRPHLTD from the coding sequence ATGCGTAGTCTACATTCGGTTCGCAAGCGGATTGAGGAGCATCGGGTCCTCGCGTTCTTCGTCGGTGCCTACGCGATCACCTGGGGGATCTGGTTTCCGGTACTGACTGCGATCGATCGAGGGTGGATGGCGTATAACACGACCGCTATCCTCGTGCTCGTCGCCGGGAGTTTCGGACCGCCCATCTCGGCCGCCATCGTGACGTACCTGACTGGCGGGAGCCTGAAGAGCTGGTTCTCACAGGCACTTCGGTGGCGCGTCGCACCGCGCTGGTGGCTCGCCGCACTCGGCCTCCCGCTGGTTCTGTACGCCCTCATGGCAGGGGTCCACCTCCTGCTCGGTGGAGAATTGAACTGGGGCGAGGTCAATCCGCTCGCGTCCATCCCGCTGGCGTATCTGAACATCTTCATCTGGGGCGGGGGCAACGAGGAACTCGGCTGGCGGGGGTTCGCGCTTCCCTACCTGCAAGAGCGATACAGCGCCCTCGTCTCGAGTCTCATCATCGGCGTCGTCTGGGCTGTCTGGCACGCACCTGCTGGTATCATCGAACGCGGCGTCACCGGCTGGGCGGTCGACCTGCCCATCTACGCGGTCATCGTGATCGGCATCTCGATCGTCGCGACCCTGCTGTACAATAGCACCAGGGGCAGCGTCCTGCTCACGATGGTGTTCCACGCCGGCGTGAACGCAGGACAGGGACTCTACCCCGTCGAGGGGATATTCACGCCGACCGGCGAACTCGCCCGCTTCGTGGCGTGGGCGGTCCTCGTCGGCGTGCTCTTGCTGGCGTTCGGCTGGCGGAGCCTCGCTCGTGGTGACGTCGCCGGCGCCGCACAGGCGGGGGCACGTCATGTCCCGGATGGCGACGAAGCGAGACGCCCACACCTGACGGACTAA